A stretch of Besnoitia besnoiti strain Bb-Ger1 chromosome III, whole genome shotgun sequence DNA encodes these proteins:
- a CDS encoding hypothetical protein (encoded by transcript BESB_048390), protein MALPPWRKGGSASLTSVESAVPPRDQPPAQGGWEHPSYATAPPWQHRKGSYESERNEPLQTESNLRYARPAGGRVVEADSRREPRQRHGDCTGAASCGRRPGRPIGERRCERGDREEDAWRRHRQGEGDQVAASWGESGRGNEGPRHIKGNSYGEGGHRGRPEDNKGRGDEWSDTTRLRGGNGEGRGGTRREGLGREVIDYDVCHRRRSRTPERREQGVRRATRVSSPSPLPGPASRRSRESVLRSPSPKSRQPWSSSAPRAADLAYAGSNAGAADVPLEDCVSARVSRTASRLAPPVSLPAFAGGLPVTSVWAAAPEEDGGASVRTSAATLATAEGPSLVLPAPVFFDNTVNAAAARSGGPLLVAPNQLAAVGVVPGTAAPIAFASAAPPGCFWAFSPAGVALPLSTLNTSAGAPRGDDEGEQGRGRSEALPGQDCRETRGAARVGSPRDDYGAGDRRERRVRRKEGSLPLDRERGGDARALRGRSEGERVGGSRAGVRGGGPSRGGMGSWLKRWEDRASGASSSAFRHSVRGRRDDRRLSPDRYSSEGSPGFREPREGGPYFLERGGRQAGPRGGVERPRRCVDDTRGGSAGGAVAGNEQERYRSYRRDSAGQEGERESRGWPGERVRGSRCERRAGRSDDEGERGRGTGDRHVPWYARASRYSSSLRPVARPHLASSPVPHCSSHVPVLRKAAKESLRATFRRFVLRIGEASGHAAAAALPAACPPGSSPPVNRLAPQASHDDKSGGNHHGSCVSFASVGPPPSGDEATPSPKSQRRVPGDKEVAEPESAKPGRGDAEKNIGQRERHAVPSRGEGDSADPVAPKERDPPTRRSTAEEHGSPVERREGHCTEGAEGVGLSPALEGQVSQPQSASATCRHAEEEDLETCEAKEASKTGETDPQGATHTLTERAQQTTAEVCGKQREPQSSFPAHHERAEPEPPRVAILLTSLPNLRLAPLHRMITTHYKMHEAASSLLLLATSPSTGRCRGYGVLLLQSFAAAERIFRAPLFTWRAAGGDGRPGGCRIPSRASAASASSLSLCAACAPSARRLRSAQLGAAPPPALERGRPRLRAASADGVRKRRCARLLPSRAADLRTEVQRPRRSPFRGGSPREGGGRGKGGSADTDGRARPGAHARRGGREAGRLGGERGGGPGKGEEPDREKQPLCDRAVKLHLLVSPTLQLQFNARIAELLTPATWSRCFSSSLWTQLFESIFVRPASLSVCPSAASPSSSAGSPSLSCSQGEGDASGAALKTTRSAAEVAEFERGEESLGQPDASLLRKGVTYFRRPASLSLECQELERLGATAAAVSALLQTNVYATSKRVYVNLPHASVHALLLRAAGLPADMPFFAAGEAATQRTSDSGKADERESGVAKSELEPVRQSQKEGEGHPRRGGDSPGPTRQTAKSSESASPPGIRGAQGEGGGAPTGPEGHDAGAAAPGKTVSAGDTRAESREADCETPQRSRRPSESGPGHEAGRCRKRPRSETGGIDWCVLEMLQHGCRPITFSMGDEGARYSIEPLPKATDDWYPWHVKYYEAAGPAARLSQAVGDALDALLRTLVEQDRYPIEYLAFEGVHFGNAWLTPPPAAAGAWPIADLSGLELGRAARACQRSKAAPLRWGEALEKTLLPHVLLVRGLPNAVAERVLQSLEEMTVELWGSWLVNRETTTGAPKGRASASSAPRSSPLVSLDARKATEVVEQELWGWQLFDFPETRMLRGDGFLLLPSCLDAKTALSLLSAWVLPRCEDRDSSAATPFSVRAGKPADLSPEPVSPLLLPLLSRAAPPSAPHVFAVMPFEVSSHLKSRDLPFLVALINSVLRHLLHRCVASSACCCSLLCAEGEEAGERMCCSCASCLPKNRARVKMPGGAHVPDEETAAPRSPAPTKNDSDVKAEKRRIEAHPASPGFGGRCEASGTGVPTQPCACCCCVEEVGHTSLQSAEESLSAKLIRQRRRRRTALGTAQVARGWMVGMPPLQVRPALPFRMPYAPLITTRTHLDKKRDTEDGRRDPEEDDFLPAPVCGAEHMIESLFFSLEAFFQLPLLQPFFSVRTADECRELAAAMGAGEAAEARGMRETEEARAEDGASMTGDDEEEGEMEEEEESNDDVWHLQKRENRWRRIGSDALQTLASQHEERSAASVSKRVCAFHSGPGALPDDSGHHSESSGLSEETGNSEALRGPREAAAETRGECSAVIGASRAEGNEEEAPKQETPGTHEANGSENERGISTLLKEAGAQEATVKSEPSAGQQNPGEGTQTTSSTDSHQRGAVEADCGSSVAASASLEGGRETGGCDPGGGEVASRKGKKLLVRLDARPTLEDAHSIRITSEALTSLEAAGKFRFLPLSVLFFTPNFRSNFEQGFFPSHAQPDAADSPRFGRSQQRYSPKRDEVRRARRSGSPRRVAWSSLRRPERQCGTPVPADSRDKNASEIPAAMDFKAEALRDAKTQPHSVKKVADDGVAAVPVVPHQGIEGKTGNKVQKRVTEVKIEAELGDPRQSLRSVAPAEEAQNSATRPHCAPECEVSERGDVPQAPTPDSAEAEEPGSTTETAGRSVLPENVEPGNEMQLPSKAHTESASLQMPGSQRATPAACSAEGEQHT, encoded by the exons ATGGCGTTACCACCGTGGAGGAAAGGGGGTTCTGCCTCCCTCAC ATCTGTCGAGTCCGCCGTCCCTCCCCGAGACCAGCCACCGGCACAGGGTGGTTGGGAGCATCCGTCGTACGCCA CAGCCCCCCCCTGGCAGCACAGGAAGGGGAGTTATGAGTCGGAGAGGAACgagccgctgcagactgAGTCCAACCTGCGTTATGCCAGACCGGCTGGAGGACGCGTCGTTGAGGCGGACagccggcgcgagccgcgtcAGCGGCACGGCGACTGTACGGGGGCGGCCTCTTGCGGCAGAAGGCCGGGAAGGCCAATTGGAGAGCGACGGTGTGAGAGGGGGGAtagagaagaggacgcgtgGCGGAGGCACAGGCAAGGCGAAGGTGATCAGGTTGCAGCGTCGTGGGGAGAATCTGGACGGGGAAACGAGGGCCCTCGGCACATTAAAGGAAACTCGTATGGAGAAGGGGGTCATCGAGGTCGCCCGGAGGACAACAAAGGCCGAGGCGATGAATGGAGTGATACtacgcgccttcgcggcggtaACGGAGAAGGTCGAGGCGGGACGAGGCGGGAGGGACTCGGCAGGGAAGTGATCGACTATGATGTGTGTCATCGCAGGCGCAGTCGCACACCAGAGAGACGTGAGCAAGGCGTGCGGCGTGccacgcgcgtctcttctccgtcgccgctccCCGGCCCGGCGTCACGTCGCTCGAGAGAAAGCGTTCTGCGTAGTCCCTCGCCGAAGTCGAGACAGCCGTGGAGCAGCTCAgcccctcgcgctgcggatCTTGCGTACGCCGGCAGCAACGCAGGAGCGGCGGACGTGCCTTTGGAGGActgcgtctcggcgcggGTATCTCGCACTGCTTctcggctcgcgcctcccgtctctctcccaGCCTTTGCAGGAGGCCTTCCGGTCACTAGTGTGTGGGCAGCGGCACctgaggaggacggcggagcTAGCGTCCGCACCTCGGCCGCCACGCTCGCCACAGCGGAGGGACCCTCGCTTGTTCTGCCAGCGCCGGTCTTTTTCGACAACACTGTcaacgcagccgcggcgaggtCTGGGGGCCCTCTTCTTGTGGCTCCGAACCAGTTGGCCGCTGTGGGAGTTGTTCCGGGGACCGCGGCCCCGATCGCTTTCGCCTCGGCTGCTCCCCCCGGCTGCTTTTGGGCGTTCTCGCCAGCCGGAGTTGCGCTTCCTCTGAGCACACTCAACACCTCTGCTGGAGCCCctcgcggagacgacgaggggGAGCAGGGGCGTggccgcagcgaagcgcTACCCGGGCAAGACTGtcgcgagacgcgaggcgccgcgcgggttGGCTCGCCCCGAGACGACTACGGTgccggagacaggcgagagaggcgtgTGAGAAGAAAGGAAGGAAGTCTGCCTCTAGACAGGGAGCGAGGGGGGGACGCCAGGGCTCTCCGCGGACGGAGCGAGGGGGAAAGAGTCGGCGGTAGCCGAGCCGGTGTCCGGGGAGGAGGGCCCAGCAGGGGAGGCATGGGGAGTTGGTTGAAACGATGGGAGGATCGCGCGTCCGGCGCGAGTTCGTCGGCTTTCAGGCATTCcgtccgcgggcgacgcgacgaCAGGAGACTGTCTCCGGATCGCTACAGCTCAGAGGGTAGTCCAGGCTTTCGAGAAccacgcgagggcgggccgTACTTCCTCGAGAGGGGAGGCCGGCAGGCTGGACCAcgaggcggcgtcgagcgcccTCGAAGATGCGTGGACGACACGCGGGGGGGTAGTGCTGGAGGAGCAGTGGCTGGGAACGAACAGGAACGGTACCGGAGTTATCGCAGAGACTCTGCGGGGCAGGAAGGAGAACGAGAGTCTCGAGGATGGCCAGGTGAGCGGGTGCGCGGAAGCAGGTGTGAGCGGAGAGCAGGACGCAGTGatgacgaaggcgagcgaggccgcggcacaGGCGACCGACACGTTCCCTGGTATGCCAGGGCCTCAAG ATACAGttcgtcgctgcgccctGTCGCGAGGCCTCACCTCGCTTCATCACCGGTGCCGCACTGTAGCTCTCATGTTCCTGTTCTGAGAAAGGCCGCAAAGGAGAGCCTCCGCGCGACCTTCCGACGTTTCGTGTTGCGCATCGGCGAAGCATCCGGtcacgctgcagctgcagccttGCCAGCTGCGTGCCCGCCTGGCTCGTCCCCACCCGTGAACcggctggcgccgcaggcttCGCACGATGACAAGTCCGGCGGGAACCACCACGGTTCATGCGTAtctttcgcctccgtcggCCCCCCGCCGAGCGGGGACGAGGCCACTCCAAGCCCGAAGAGCCAGAGGAGAGTTCCCGGAGACAAAGAGGTAGCGGAGCCAGAGAGCGCAAAACCCGGGAGAGGCGATGCTGAGAAAAACATCggacagcgagagagacacgcagtgCCCAGTCGAGGTGAAGGGGACTCAGCTGACCCGGTGGCGCCAAAGGAACGCGACCCACCCACGCGGCGCTCTACCGCAGAAGAACACGGTTCTCCTGtcgagcgaagagaaggccACTGCACAGAGGGAGCAGAGGGAGTCGGCCTGTCGCCCGCTCTGGAGGGTCAGGTTTCCCAGCCGCAGAGTGCCTCTGCGACTTGCCGGcatgcggaggaagaagacctTGAAACATGCGAAGCAAAAGAAGCATCCAAAACGGGGGAAACGGACCCACAAGGAGCTACACATACGTTGACGGAGAGGGCACAACAGACGACAGCGGAAGTCTGCGGAAAACAGAGGGAGCCACAGAGCTCCTTCCCAGCCCACCATGAACGAGCTGAACCAGAGCCGCCTCGTGTTGCAATTCTGCTGACCTCCCTCCCTAATCTGAGACTGGCTCCTCTGCACCGCATGATCACGACACACTACAAAATGCATGAAGCAGCGTCCTCCCTGCTTCTCTTAG cGACAAGCCCCTCGACGGGCCGGTGTCGCGGCTACGGAGTCCTCCTCCTTCAGTCCtttgcggctgcagagcgaATCTTCCGCGCCCCCCTCTTCAcgtggcgcgctgcaggcggcgacggccgcccgGGGGGCTGCCGCattccctcgcgcgcgtctgcggcgtctgcgtcgtcgctttcgctgtgcgccgcgtgcgctccCTCGGCACGCCGTCTGCGCTCGGCCCAGcttggcgccgcgccgccgccagctctGGAGAGAGGCCGCCCTCGACTGAGGGCGGCGAGTGCAGACGGTGTACGGAAACGAAggtgcgcgcgcctgctgccgagCCGCGCTGCTGACCTGAGAACGGAGgtccagcggccgcgccgcagccccttCAGAGGCGGATCCCCaagagagggcggcgggcgcgggaagGGAGGGAGCGCCGACACAGATGGACGGGCAAGACCCGGGGCTCACGCGCGGAGGGgcgggcgagaggcaggccggctggggggggagagaggaggcgggccGGGGAAGGGCGAGGAGCCCGACAGGGAAAAACAACCGCTCTGCGACCGGGCTGTCAAGCTGCATCTCCTCGTGTCGCCTACGCTGCAGCTCCAGTTCAATGCGCGAATTGC GGAGCTCCTCACGCCGGCAACGTGGTCGCGTTgtttctcttcctcgcttTGGACACAGCTGTTTGAGAGCATTTTTGTCCGTCCTGCATCCTTGTCTGTCTGTCCGAGTGCCGCCTCTCCATCCTCGTCCGCTGGCTCTCCTTCGCTTTCCTGCTCCCAAGGAGAGGGTGACGCCTCGGGGGCGGCTTTGAAAACTACGCGTTCTGCAGCCGAGGTAGCAGAATtcgagcgaggagaagagtcTCTCGGACAACCAgatgcgtctctgctgcgaaAGGGCGTGACTTACTTCCGGAGACCCGCATCTCTCAGCTTGGAGTGTCAGGAGCTCGAGCGGCtcggcgcgacggccgcggcggtctctgcgcttcttcagACAAACGTATACGCCACGTCAAAG CGCGTCTACGTCAACCTCCCTCATGCGTCCGTTCATGCGCTCCTGCTGAGGGCAGCGGGGCTCCCTGCAGACATgcccttcttcgctgcgggcgaggccgcgacgcagcggaccTCGGACTCTGGGAAAGCCGACGAGCGTGAAAGTGGAGTCGCTAAGTCGGAGCTGGAGCCTGTCCGCCAGTCGCaaaaagaaggcgaagggcaccccaggcgcggaggggacTCCCCCGGGCCGACGCGTCAGACTGCGAAGAGCTCCGAGAGCGCCAGCCCCCCAGGGATTCGTGGGGCGCAGGGGGAGGGTGGCGGGGCGCCAACGGGCCCGGAGGGTCACgacgctggcgctgcagcgcctggaaAGACTGTTTCGGCGGGAGACACCCGtgcagagagccgcgaggcagacTGCGAAACGCCGCAGAGGTCGCGTAGACCCAGTGAGAGCGGCCCAGGCCACGAAGCAGGCAGATGCAGGAAACGACCCCGAAGCGAGACGGGGGGGATTGACTGGTGCGTGCTCGAGATGCTCCAACACGGTTGCCGGCCTATCACCTTCAGCATGGGCGATGAGGGGGCCAGGTACTCCATTGAGCCGCTCCCCAAGGCTACG GACGATTGGTATCCGTGGCACGTGAAGTACTACGAGGCCGCGGGgccagccgcgcggctgtcgcaggcTGTCGGAGATGCACTcgatgcgctgctgcgcacgctTGTGG AACAAGACCGGTATCCCATCGAGTACCTTGCCTTCGAGGGTGTCCACTTCGGAAATGCGTGGCTCACGCCGCCACCAGCTGCGGCTGGCGCGTGGCCGATTGCGGACCTCTCGGGGCTCGAGCtcggcagggcggcgcgggcgtgccAGCGCTCGAAGGCTGCCCCCCTTCGCtggggcgaggcgctggagaagacTCTCCTGCCTCACGTGCTGCTCGTTCGTGGGCTGCCAAACGCCGTGGCTGAGAGAGTTCTGCAGAGCCTCGAAGAGATGACTGTCGAGCTCTGG GGATCGTGGCTTGTTAACCGGGAGACGACGACTGGCGCGCCCAAGGGGCGTGCATCTGCCTCATCTGCTCCGCGGAGTTCGCCTCTCGTCTCACTcgacgcgcggaaggcaACTGAGGTTGTTGAGCAGGAGCTCTGGGGTTGGCAACTCTTCGATTTCCCAGAGACGCGAATGCTGCGAGGTGATG gttttctgcttctgccATCTTGTCTGGATGCAAAGACGGCTCTgagtctcctctccgcttgGGTGTTACCGCGGTGTGAAGACCGCGACAGCTCAGCGGCTACGCCCTTCTCTGTCAGAGCCGGCAAGCCTGCCGATTTGTCTCCCGAACCCgtgtctccgcttctgcttcctctgctcTCCAGGGCAGCGCCAccgtctgcgccgcacgTCTTCGCGGTGATGCCTTTCGAAGTCTCCTCTCACTTGAAATCCCGTGACCTGCCCTTCCTCGTGGCACTGATCAACAGTGTGTTGCGGCACCTGCTGCACCGCTGTgtggcctcctccgcctgctgctgttcgctcctctgcgccgaaggcgaggaggcgggcgagcgcaTGTGCTGTTCGTGTGCGTCGTGTCTGCCGAAAAACCGGGCCCGCGTGAAAATGCCTGGAGGCGCACACGTGCCAGatgaagagacagcggcgccccggtcgcccgcgcccacAAAAAACGACAGTGATGTCAAGGCGGAGAAAAGGCGGATAGAGGCGCATCCTGCTTCGCCAGGTttcggcggccgctgtgAGGCCTCGGGAACCGGCGTTCCGACGCAGCCCTGTGCCTGCTGCTGTTGTGTAGAGGAGGTCGGACACACGTCTCTCCAGAGTGCAGAAGAAAGCCTTTCGGCAAAGTTGAtaaggcagcgacgacgccgcaggaCTGCCTTAGGCACCGCGCAAGTGGCTAGAGGCTGGATGGTAGGCATGCCTCCTCTGCAGGTGCGTCCTGCGCTACCGTTTCGCATGCCCTACGCGCCTCTCATTACAACTAGGACGCATTTGGACAAGAAGCGGGACACCGAAGATGGGCGACGCGACCCTGAGGAGGACGACTTCCTGCCCGCGCCTGTCTGTGGAGCAGAGCACATGATTGAGAGTTtgttcttctctctcgaggCTTTCTttcagctgccgctgcttcaGCCGTTCTTCAGCGTGCGCACCGCCGACGAGTGCAGGGAACTGGCCGCTGCAATGGGAGCGGGggaggcggccgaggcgagagggatgagagagacagaggaggcgcgggcggaggacggcgcgtCGATgaccggcgacgacgaagaagagggggagatggaagaggaggaagaaagcaACGACGACGTCTGGCATCTGCAGAAGCGGGAAAATCGGTGGCGGCGCATAGGCTCGGACGCTCTCCAAACACTTGCAAGCCAACACGAGGAACGAAGTGCGGCTAGCGTGTCAAAAAGAGTGTGTGCTTTCCACAGCGGGCCCGGAGCGCTGCCTGATGACAGCGGACATCATTCCGAGTCTTCCGGGCTGTCAGAAGAGACCGGCAATTCGGAAGCTCTGAGAGGGCCTCGcgaggctgctgcggagaCACGAGGGGAGTGCAGCGCCGTCATCGGCGCGAGTCGTGCAGAAGGAaatgaggaggaggcgccgaaaCAAGAGACCCCTGGAACACATGAAGCGAATGGCTCCGAGAACGAGAGAGGGATATCGACTCTTCTGAAAGAAGCAGGTGCGCAGGAAGCGACAGTCAAGTCAGAGCCTTCGGCGGGGCAACAGAATCCGGGCGAAGGAACCCAAACGACGTCTTCGACAGATAGTCACCAGCGTGGCGCTGTGGAAGCGGACTGCGGAagctccgtcgccgcgtctgcctcactTGAGGGCGGAAGGGAGACGGGAGGCTGTGATCCAGGGGGAGGCGAAGTCGCTTCACGCAAGGGGAAAAAGCTTCTGGTTCGCCTTGACGCTCGTCCCACCTTAGAGGACGCACACTCGATTCGCATAACGTCTGAAGCGCTCACGTCGTTGGAGGCTGCGGGCAAATTCAG gtttctccctctctctgtcctGTTTTTCACTCCGAACTTCCGTTCCAACTTTGAGCAAGGATTCTTTCCTTCGCACGCTCAGCCCGATGCTGCTGATTCTCCGCGGTTTGGCCGCTCCCAGCAGCGGTATTCGCCAAAAAGGGATGAGGTaaggcgggcgcgtcgctctggTTCACCACGACGAGTTGCCTGGAGCTCGTTACGGAGGCCTGAGAGGCAGTGCGGCACGCCGGTGCCGGCGGACAGCAGAGACAAAAATGCCTCGGAGATACCGGCGGCGATGGATTTCAAGGCAGAAGCTCTCAGGGACGCAAAAACGCAGCCTCACTCAGTCAAGAAGGTGGCTGACGACGGTGTGGCCGCTGTGCCCGTTGTTCCGCATCAGGGGATCGAAGGCAAGACAGGCAACAAGGTGCAGAAGAGGGTGACTGAGGTGAAGATTGAAGCCGAGTTAGGAGATCCCAGACAATCTTTGCGGAGCGTCGCTCCAGCCGAGGAGGCTCAGAATTCCGCCACTCGTCCCCACTGTGCACCAGAATGCGAGGTTTCGGAGAGGGGTGATGTGCCGCAAGCACCAACGCCCGATTcggcagaagcagaggaacCGGGTTCGACGACCGAGACTGCGGGGCGCTCAGTGCTGCCAGAAAACGTGGAGCCTGGAAACGAAATGCAACTTCCTTCAAAAGCGCACACCGAGTCGGCGTCGCTTCAGATGCCCGGAAGCCAACgggcgacgcccgcagcATGCTCTGCGGAAGGGGAACAGCACACCTGA
- a CDS encoding hypothetical protein (encoded by transcript BESB_048380) codes for MISGSDSRVRFSRLARSPPPPTAAGSVGPAGLSVSDPGAQSVAPDVSVVPSSRSARGTKHNDNPDGQPVDFAARSYGGISAGLSTAATLAPAPATADSFIEEGTPISASSADQPVDPIPLAVIASGGEDVENRDGAFEARVTLPESALLTDTRATYRFSDFRGGGFPSVASALAAAGGHLASYPRLSDREECLLAPGSFSFSLQQVLAAAALAAVTLKYVFREKPKRPLATFCFDFAKLVVGAILSQLMVFRFSTIVSHFHLTWIHEEVDACDWYFVSQIADSSLGIWAVVKMLRASEYRFAYESGQYSYRPGGRPAFKLFLGQLFVFIWIILVGKLLMLVMLGILSKPLSAAAYAVLSPLHHGDADHRFFIIMVIVPVVTNLFQYTTIDSIIKYRRKHLTKEERAICELYTHSHSAGAVMASDDL; via the coding sequence ATGATTTCTGGAAGTGATAGTCGTGTCAGATTTTCGAGGCTGGCACGGTCTCCGCCCCCGCCAACGGCAGCTGGCTCTGTTGGGCCCGCAGGACTGAGCGTGAGTGATCCAGGCGCTCAGTCCGTAGCGCCTGATGTATCTGTGGTTCCCTCGTCACGGAGTGCTCGAGGTACAAAGCACAATGACAATCCAGATGGCCAACCAGTTGATTTCGCTGCCCGATCCTACGGGGGAATTTCAGCAGGGCTAAGCACAGCCGCGACACTTGCCCCAGCGCCCGCAACAGCGGACTCTTTCATTGAAGAAGGGACTCCCATatctgcttcttcagcagACCAGCCGGTGGATCCCATTCCGTTAGCAGTCATTGCAtccggcggagaagacgtgGAAAACCGCGATGGCGCATTCGAGGCACGGGTGACTCTGCCGGAGTCTGCGTTGTTGACAGACACAAGAGCGACCTATCGTTTCTCCGACTTCAGAGGGGGGGGCTTTCCTTCCGTGGCATCGGCGTTGGCAGCGGCAGGTGGCCATTTGGCGTCGTATCCGCGCTTGTCTGATCGTGAAGAATGCCTTCTGGCCCCGGGAAGCTTCAGCTTTTCTCTTCAGCAGgttctcgccgctgccgccctcgctgcggtGACGCTGAAGTATGTATTCAGAGAGAAGCCGAAGCGACCTCTAGCGACGTTTTGCTTTGACTTTGCAAAACTTGTCGTTGGGGCCATTCTGTCGCAACTCATGGTTTTTCGTTTCTCCACTATCGTCTCTCACTTCCATTTGACATGGATTCACGAAGAAGTGGACGCCTGCGATTGGTACTTCGTCAGCCAGATCGCTGACTCCAGTCTTGGCATTTGGGCGGTCGTCAAGATGCTCCGGGCAAGCGAGTATAGATTCGCGTATGAATCCGGGCAGTACAGTTATAGGCCTGGGGGGAGACCAGCATTCAAGCTCTTTCTTGGCCAACTTTTCGTGTTCATCTGGATAATCCTCGTGGGAAAATTGCTCATGCTCGTAATGCTCGGTATTCTGTCAAAgcctctttctgctgcggcgtACGCTGTGTTGTCTCCACTTCACCACGGGGACGCCGACCACAGATTTTTCATCATCATGGTCATAGTCCCCGTTGTAACCAACCTCTTTCAGTATACCACTATCGACTCGATCATCAAATATAGAAGAAAGCATCTCACGAAGGAGGAACGAGCCATTTGCGAGCTGTACACCCACTCACATAGTGCAGGAGCTGTCATGGCTTCTGACGACCTTTAA